Proteins from a single region of Companilactobacillus farciminis KCTC 3681 = DSM 20184:
- the hisI gene encoding phosphoribosyl-AMP cyclohydrolase: protein MQPDFSKGLLTTVVVDATTKDVLMVAWMNQESYQKTLTSGQTWFWSRSRKCLWHKGETSSNTQDVIDLTLDCDLDTLLVTVNPHGPACHTGNRTCFFNPVREG from the coding sequence ATACAACCAGATTTTTCAAAAGGGCTCTTAACTACTGTCGTGGTCGATGCAACAACTAAAGATGTCTTAATGGTTGCTTGGATGAATCAAGAGAGCTATCAAAAAACTCTAACTAGTGGTCAAACGTGGTTTTGGTCGCGTTCTAGAAAATGTTTATGGCATAAAGGCGAAACTAGTAGCAATACCCAAGATGTCATTGATTTAACTTTAGACTGTGATCTCGATACTTTATTAGTTACGGTCAATCCTCATGGTCCAGCTTGTCATACCGGCAATCGAACTTGTTTTTTTAATCCCGTGAGAGAAGGTTAA
- the hisE gene encoding phosphoribosyl-ATP diphosphatase has translation MQNLDELYNLVKERQNNPKKGSYTDYLFSEGLDKILKKVGEESTEVIVAAKNPGKKRGDGELVYESADLLYHLCVLWAQQGVTFDQIKEELAKREGLMSQFKDRPEIKDL, from the coding sequence ATGCAAAATTTAGATGAATTATATAACTTAGTCAAAGAGCGTCAAAACAATCCTAAGAAGGGTTCATATACTGATTATTTGTTTTCTGAAGGTTTGGATAAAATTTTAAAAAAGGTCGGTGAAGAGTCAACCGAAGTGATCGTTGCTGCTAAGAATCCCGGCAAAAAACGTGGTGATGGCGAATTAGTCTACGAATCGGCTGATTTGTTGTATCACCTTTGCGTTTTATGGGCTCAACAGGGCGTCACTTTTGACCAGATCAAAGAAGAATTGGCTAAAAGAGAAGGTCTGATGAGTCAGTTTAAAGATCGTCCTGAAATCAAAGATTTGTAA
- the hisC gene encoding histidinol-phosphate transaminase produces the protein MKKIIQELNPYIPEKPLQQLQEELGLEKIVRLSANENPYGTSPKVKEAILNWNYDLSNRYPDSSAQELRNLVAEKFSLDPSQIVFGVGLDEVIVMLSRVFLQPGDEELVSVPTFSEYALHAEIEEAVIKEVATKENGQIDFSALLKNITAKTKLVWLCNPNNPTGTYETVSSIEEFVKQVPKETMVLVDEAYIDFVTEENPTTAMNLTKKYPNIVVMRTFSKAYGLANFRVGYAVFSNQIAGEVQKVRLPYNVSSIAQTAAIAAFKDQSFVDEVVAKNAIERAKYEELFQKLGLKFYHSQANFIFFKADSAQELAQVLLKNGYLIRTGLRPSWLRLSIGTPDDNLKIQKIITDFLVS, from the coding sequence ATGAAGAAAATCATTCAAGAATTGAACCCATATATTCCAGAGAAACCGTTACAACAATTACAAGAAGAATTAGGACTTGAGAAAATTGTCCGTTTGTCAGCTAATGAGAATCCTTACGGGACCTCACCTAAAGTTAAAGAAGCTATTTTGAATTGGAACTACGATTTAAGCAATCGCTATCCAGATAGTTCAGCTCAAGAATTACGTAATTTAGTGGCCGAAAAATTTTCTCTAGATCCTAGTCAGATTGTCTTTGGCGTTGGGTTAGACGAAGTCATAGTTATGCTATCGCGAGTCTTTTTACAACCGGGGGATGAAGAACTCGTCAGCGTGCCGACATTTTCGGAATATGCACTGCACGCTGAAATTGAAGAAGCAGTTATTAAGGAAGTTGCTACTAAAGAAAATGGTCAAATAGATTTTTCCGCATTGTTAAAAAATATTACTGCTAAAACTAAATTGGTTTGGTTGTGCAATCCGAATAATCCTACTGGTACTTATGAGACCGTGTCGTCAATCGAAGAATTTGTTAAGCAAGTTCCCAAAGAAACAATGGTCCTAGTCGATGAAGCTTATATTGATTTTGTGACGGAAGAAAATCCCACGACAGCGATGAATCTAACTAAGAAATATCCAAATATCGTCGTTATGCGTACTTTTTCTAAAGCATATGGCCTCGCTAATTTTCGAGTAGGATATGCAGTCTTTTCAAATCAAATCGCAGGTGAAGTTCAAAAGGTTCGTCTGCCTTATAATGTCAGCTCAATAGCCCAAACTGCAGCGATTGCAGCCTTCAAAGATCAAAGTTTTGTCGATGAAGTTGTTGCTAAAAACGCAATCGAACGAGCTAAGTATGAAGAGCTTTTCCAAAAATTAGGTTTGAAATTTTATCACAGTCAGGCCAATTTCATATTCTTTAAAGCAGATTCAGCCCAAGAGTTAGCTCAAGTTTTGTTAAAGAATGGTTATTTAATTAGAACTGGATTGCGTCCTAGTTGGTTACGGCTATCCATTGGTACCCCAGATGATAATCTAAAAATACAAAAGATCATTACTGATTTTTTGGTTTCTTAA
- a CDS encoding inorganic phosphate transporter has translation MNVALIVTIVLVMAVVFVNGWTDAPNAIATAVSTRVLRPNIAIYIAVVMNFLGALVMTFFNAQVAETISNIVSFDGAGNTSQIALAASLFAIVTWAVAAWWFGIPTSESHALIAGLTGAAMALGGLNAVNMTEWWKVIIGLIVSTVFGLGGGYIITKLVILIFRPINRLIANKFFTVGQALSAMAMAFLHGAQDGQKFMGVFMLTLYYNGLVGKTAGGGFAIPIWVMVLCSVTMGLGTSVGGMRIIKSVGMDMVKLERYQGFSADLGAAITLFFSSLFGIPVSTTHTKTTAIMGAGAAKRFSSVDWSVVRDMVLAWVLTFPGCGLIAYFMSKLFMAIF, from the coding sequence ATGAATGTTGCTTTGATCGTAACAATCGTATTAGTTATGGCAGTGGTTTTTGTTAATGGTTGGACCGATGCGCCCAATGCTATTGCTACAGCAGTATCGACTAGAGTATTACGACCTAATATTGCTATCTATATTGCGGTAGTAATGAACTTTTTGGGTGCTTTAGTAATGACCTTTTTCAATGCTCAAGTCGCGGAAACAATCAGTAATATCGTCAGTTTTGATGGTGCAGGCAATACTAGTCAGATTGCTTTAGCAGCTTCTTTGTTTGCTATTGTCACTTGGGCGGTAGCAGCTTGGTGGTTTGGAATTCCTACAAGTGAGTCGCATGCTTTGATTGCTGGGTTAACTGGAGCAGCGATGGCCTTGGGTGGTCTGAACGCAGTTAATATGACAGAGTGGTGGAAAGTCATCATTGGTTTGATTGTTTCAACTGTTTTTGGACTCGGTGGTGGCTATATCATTACCAAACTCGTTATTTTAATCTTTCGACCAATCAATCGTTTGATTGCCAATAAATTCTTCACCGTTGGACAAGCTCTCAGTGCAATGGCAATGGCTTTCTTGCATGGTGCTCAAGATGGGCAAAAGTTCATGGGCGTATTCATGTTGACACTTTATTACAATGGTTTGGTTGGTAAGACGGCTGGCGGTGGTTTCGCAATTCCGATTTGGGTCATGGTCTTGTGTTCAGTCACGATGGGATTAGGAACTTCAGTTGGTGGAATGCGGATCATTAAATCTGTTGGGATGGATATGGTTAAGTTGGAGAGATATCAAGGTTTTTCTGCCGATTTGGGTGCAGCAATCACGTTGTTTTTCTCATCTTTATTTGGAATTCCGGTTTCAACTACGCATACTAAAACAACCGCAATCATGGGAGCTGGTGCTGCGAAAAGATTTTCTTCCGTTGATTGGAGCGTCGTTCGAGATATGGTCTTAGCGTGGGTCTTAACTTTTCCTGGCTGTGGCTTGATAGCTTACTTTATGTCAAAATTATTTATGGCAATTTTCTAG
- a CDS encoding DUF47 domain-containing protein, whose product MVFKKKKFDFFIAMEHMSSDALKSSELLNEIINNFDTKKLLEQSQKIHEIEADGDEDVKEIMHELYISFITPIDREDIVQLVDKLDNIIDGINGLTYEFHYLNVQELRPNTEEFMDLICQAVKAVQQSVREFSHYKNSKTLQKNVDQANHIESLGDNLYTKELSQLFREEDIDPIDVIRWQKVYAGFERVLDACEDCADVITGLVIKNS is encoded by the coding sequence ATGGTTTTCAAAAAGAAGAAGTTTGATTTTTTTATTGCAATGGAGCATATGTCGAGTGATGCATTAAAATCTAGTGAATTGCTCAATGAAATTATAAATAATTTTGATACTAAGAAATTGTTGGAGCAGAGCCAAAAGATACATGAAATTGAAGCTGATGGTGATGAGGATGTTAAGGAAATCATGCACGAATTGTATATTTCTTTTATCACGCCAATCGACCGTGAAGATATCGTTCAATTAGTTGATAAATTAGACAATATCATTGATGGTATCAATGGTTTGACTTATGAATTTCATTATCTAAATGTGCAGGAATTACGTCCAAACACAGAAGAATTTATGGATTTGATTTGCCAAGCTGTTAAAGCCGTTCAGCAATCAGTCCGTGAGTTTTCACATTATAAAAATTCCAAGACTTTACAAAAAAACGTCGACCAAGCTAATCATATTGAATCCTTAGGAGACAATCTTTATACTAAAGAGCTCAGTCAATTATTTAGAGAAGAAGATATTGATCCAATCGACGTTATTCGTTGGCAAAAAGTTTATGCTGGTTTTGAACGAGTGCTCGATGCTTGTGAAGATTGTGCTGATGTTATTACCGGTTTGGTTATTAAAAATAGTTAG
- a CDS encoding MucBP domain-containing protein, giving the protein MGKKTRQHHFSHNGEKTMENDVLSPKIKKLTRDDVEIKVHYVNSLGKDIAKPVTIKGHYLDKLDIPWQEIPGYVLSSVTNFQQTFIPNSDGIYLVYASQLSAPVIVYHRNTEGKLISDPQYLVGDLNREFDTQPLEEADHFLVHSPKKANGQFTSKVQEQEYIYNVLPIKKYRTNKDLFVETSANVKVFDQPLNKVPLEKTLPYGTSWKVYRAVQETYNGTVWYNLGGNTWVPSTESIATKIIKQTSPRQEMLNSPLAQSAENISYTYSVIDNMPINKAVKIMYYRDQYITAWKTPYGDMDNQRYQGGQNVFVKQLVQLDNYSVWAELKDGYYIESKYLNI; this is encoded by the coding sequence ATGGGAAAGAAAACTCGTCAGCACCATTTTTCCCATAACGGGGAAAAGACTATGGAAAATGATGTATTATCACCTAAAATCAAAAAATTAACCCGCGATGATGTTGAGATCAAGGTCCACTATGTCAATTCTTTGGGTAAAGATATCGCTAAACCGGTCACTATCAAAGGCCATTATTTAGATAAATTAGATATTCCTTGGCAAGAAATACCCGGATATGTTTTGTCCTCAGTAACTAACTTCCAACAAACATTCATCCCCAATTCTGACGGAATCTATCTAGTTTATGCCAGTCAGCTTTCGGCTCCGGTAATTGTTTACCATCGCAATACTGAAGGTAAATTGATTTCTGATCCGCAATACTTGGTTGGTGACTTAAATCGCGAATTCGATACGCAACCTTTAGAAGAAGCTGACCATTTCTTAGTCCACTCTCCTAAAAAAGCTAACGGTCAATTCACATCTAAAGTTCAGGAACAAGAATATATTTACAATGTTCTTCCTATTAAAAAATATCGAACTAATAAAGACCTATTCGTCGAAACTTCCGCTAACGTAAAAGTCTTTGATCAACCACTCAATAAAGTTCCTCTAGAAAAAACTTTGCCTTACGGAACTTCTTGGAAAGTCTATCGAGCTGTTCAAGAAACATACAACGGAACAGTTTGGTACAACTTGGGTGGCAATACTTGGGTTCCTAGTACTGAAAGTATCGCTACTAAAATCATCAAACAAACATCACCTCGTCAAGAAATGTTGAACAGTCCACTTGCTCAATCGGCCGAAAATATCAGTTACACTTACTCGGTTATCGACAACATGCCAATCAATAAGGCTGTCAAAATCATGTATTATCGTGACCAATACATCACTGCTTGGAAGACTCCTTACGGTGACATGGACAATCAACGCTATCAAGGTGGTCAAAATGTTTTTGTTAAACAATTGGTCCAACTCGACAACTACAGCGTTTGGGCTGAATTAAAAGATGGCTACTATATTGAAAGTAAATATTTAAATATTTAG
- a CDS encoding cell surface SD repeat-containing protein: protein MKKLNVKWAFLIAMLTFMAACLFSDKIQREVSANEEIPVEDITPYKTPTGDVRKFLGIWMTSGYNLQPQPNNYTVVDSSTTLRTDQGRSFWTALFTITSWAHYQWYETTDGTKWTEVSKKNGGTKKNLTVTPKEIGTKYYQQEVQWYMAIPTILAPTVYSKVAAVHALDKHVSATDVEVSVDDDYIYNYDSEITTTSTYAHAKVTPTNFTGDIKWSIDNTDLATIDEDSGLITANTRTKSGVVTVTATAINNDGTKVSGSAEVTVGGGLEDQTVKAGETAKFELMGNIGEFDEQEDMNYSIRWFKEDPITHEQSEIEVGNNATSHTTPKTTLNDDGTLFFAYITVKANGKTYEYTTNEATLHVLPDGGPDISLEDTLENKTFDNSSDNSTNLYDVNSDDNVVFKTTITNNSSSGQLKDATYNLPLRAGTTINKVTLDDQELSDTDYEVKKDSDSNELTLIVKNINLGIQKSADLVVDTTVGTVNKRESYRSIAYLTGTDDSGSSVQKIGTPRSLNLTTNKLEYTIKDIDYGSIKPIGNDQVIFRQNNESNWPDNVMDVDDMRRDKTPITLSVSQDSDFVSEDSKNTLAGHLKFFDDDYEQDLLTGSAIISQTKSGQEMTSLSWQADKGILLELDNKQLNASGNYETKLNWVFTDSI, encoded by the coding sequence ATGAAGAAATTAAACGTTAAATGGGCTTTCCTAATTGCCATGTTAACATTTATGGCTGCATGCCTTTTCTCTGACAAGATTCAGCGAGAAGTATCGGCCAATGAAGAGATTCCCGTAGAAGATATCACACCTTATAAAACACCAACTGGAGATGTTAGAAAATTTTTAGGTATTTGGATGACATCTGGTTATAATCTCCAGCCACAACCAAATAACTATACCGTAGTTGATAGTTCGACAACTCTGAGAACTGACCAAGGGAGATCCTTTTGGACAGCACTTTTTACTATAACATCATGGGCACACTATCAATGGTATGAAACAACTGATGGAACAAAATGGACTGAAGTCTCTAAAAAGAATGGTGGAACAAAGAAGAATTTAACAGTTACTCCTAAAGAAATAGGTACGAAATATTATCAACAGGAAGTACAGTGGTACATGGCAATTCCAACGATTCTTGCACCAACCGTCTATTCAAAAGTTGCGGCTGTTCATGCCTTAGATAAACACGTTTCTGCAACTGACGTTGAGGTTTCAGTCGATGATGATTATATTTATAACTATGATTCCGAAATTACTACAACTTCAACTTATGCTCACGCTAAAGTTACGCCTACTAATTTTACTGGCGATATCAAGTGGAGCATCGATAATACTGATTTAGCAACGATTGATGAAGATTCCGGATTGATCACGGCTAATACGAGAACTAAATCGGGAGTTGTTACGGTAACGGCAACAGCTATCAACAATGACGGTACTAAGGTTTCTGGCAGTGCTGAAGTTACCGTTGGTGGTGGTTTGGAAGATCAAACTGTCAAAGCCGGAGAAACCGCTAAATTTGAATTGATGGGTAATATTGGCGAGTTTGATGAACAGGAAGATATGAATTATTCGATTCGTTGGTTCAAAGAAGATCCAATTACGCATGAACAATCAGAAATCGAAGTTGGTAATAATGCAACTTCACATACAACTCCTAAGACGACTTTAAATGATGATGGTACGTTATTCTTTGCTTATATCACGGTTAAAGCTAATGGTAAAACTTATGAGTATACGACTAATGAAGCAACTTTGCACGTTTTACCCGATGGAGGTCCGGATATTTCTCTAGAAGATACTTTGGAAAATAAGACCTTTGACAATAGCAGTGATAATTCGACCAATCTCTATGACGTTAATAGCGATGATAATGTAGTCTTTAAAACCACTATTACTAACAATAGTAGTAGCGGACAACTAAAAGATGCAACGTACAATTTGCCATTACGTGCTGGAACAACGATTAATAAGGTTACTTTGGATGATCAAGAATTAAGTGATACGGATTATGAAGTCAAAAAAGATTCGGATTCCAATGAATTGACTCTAATTGTAAAGAATATCAATCTAGGTATTCAGAAGTCAGCCGATTTGGTAGTTGATACCACGGTAGGGACAGTCAATAAGCGTGAAAGTTATCGTTCAATTGCTTATTTGACGGGAACAGATGATTCCGGAAGCAGTGTCCAAAAAATCGGTACGCCACGTTCTTTGAATTTAACGACTAATAAATTGGAGTATACGATCAAAGATATTGACTATGGTTCAATCAAACCAATTGGCAACGATCAAGTGATTTTCCGCCAAAACAATGAGAGCAATTGGCCAGATAATGTTATGGACGTCGACGATATGAGAAGAGATAAAACACCAATCACCTTGTCAGTTTCTCAAGACAGTGATTTTGTTAGTGAAGATAGCAAGAATACCTTGGCTGGACATTTGAAATTTTTTGATGACGATTATGAACAGGACTTATTAACTGGTTCAGCCATCATTTCTCAAACAAAATCGGGTCAAGAAATGACTTCTTTAAGCTGGCAAGCAGATAAAGGAATCCTTTTAGAATTGGACAATAAGCAATTAAATGCCTCAGGTAATTACGAAACGAAATTAAACTGGGTCTTTACCGACAGTATTTAA
- a CDS encoding PepSY domain-containing protein, translating into MKKYFLGIVLLLMTGVIVGCSNGSNSSDNNSAANSELVEKTKVSVNEAIKVYQKNFPKADIVSIELEKHLGKPVYTIEGADKTTEYQLNINAINKKIKQKSEEPLDEEDRSEAKTEKLNLKKIISLKKAAQIAQKAAKGGKATEFKLEQDLGVTFWEVKVVNGSSETEVQIHAQKGKVLKTEKD; encoded by the coding sequence ATGAAAAAGTATTTTTTGGGAATCGTTTTATTGTTGATGACAGGAGTGATTGTTGGTTGTTCTAACGGATCTAATAGTTCTGACAATAACTCAGCAGCTAATAGTGAGTTAGTCGAAAAAACTAAGGTCAGCGTCAATGAGGCCATCAAAGTCTATCAAAAGAACTTTCCTAAAGCTGATATTGTTTCGATTGAATTGGAAAAGCATTTGGGCAAGCCAGTTTATACGATTGAGGGTGCTGACAAAACGACCGAATATCAGCTCAACATTAATGCCATCAATAAGAAGATTAAGCAAAAGTCAGAAGAACCTTTGGATGAAGAAGACCGTTCTGAAGCTAAGACAGAAAAGTTAAATCTGAAAAAGATAATCAGTTTAAAAAAGGCTGCTCAAATTGCTCAAAAAGCTGCTAAAGGTGGAAAAGCTACGGAATTTAAATTAGAGCAAGACTTAGGCGTGACTTTTTGGGAAGTTAAAGTAGTTAATGGCAGTTCTGAAACTGAAGTGCAAATTCATGCTCAAAAGGGTAAAGTTCTTAAAACTGAAAAAGATTAA
- a CDS encoding ATP-dependent Clp protease ATP-binding subunit, protein MLCQNCHKNEATIHLYTSVNGQRTEINLCQNCYQKLRNQANEGMNNMAQNPNGGFSSFEDLFNALNGAQQPNAFEQQGPQTQTGGGNGNGRRPRGNGVLDQYGVDLTDLAKKGQIDPVIGRDKEINRVIEILNRRTKNNPVLIGEAGVGKTAVVEGLAQKIVDGDVPEKLQNKHVVRLDVVSLVQGTGVRGQFEQRMQQLINELQKNKNIILFIDEIHEIVGAGNAEGGMDAGNVLKPALARGDIQLVGATTLNEYRTIEKDSALERRLQPVQVNEPTVDETVQILKGLQPKYEDYHHVKYSNEAIKAAAELSARYIQDRFLPDKAIDLIDEAGSKKNLQINHVDVADLDNKISDAEVQKQAALRNEDYEKAAYYRDQVTKFQDMKNSNKDEPAGQNIVTDKEIEKIIEEKTNIPVGELQSNEQAQLKNLEPDLKKHLIGQDKAVGDVARAIRRNRVGFNKSGRPIGSFLFVGPTGVGKTELAKQLARELFGSEDSMIRFDMSEYMEKHSISKLIGSPPGYVGYEEAGQLTEKVRRNPYSLVLLDEIEKAHPDVMHMFLQILDDGRLTDSQGRTVSFKDTIIIMTSNAGQGVQEANVGFSAEANGQTNSIMNRLSEYFKPEFLNRFDGIVEFNSLTKDNLLKIVDLMLDDTNKMIADQGLSIHVTKDAKDKLVDLGYNPKMGARPLRRVIEEQIEDKVADYFLDHPKDKQLEAHVDKDEIKISKYSAPDTEE, encoded by the coding sequence ATGTTATGTCAGAATTGTCATAAGAATGAAGCAACAATTCATCTTTATACAAGTGTTAACGGTCAAAGGACAGAAATCAATCTCTGCCAAAACTGTTATCAAAAATTAAGAAATCAAGCTAACGAAGGTATGAATAATATGGCACAAAATCCGAACGGTGGATTTTCTAGTTTTGAAGACTTGTTCAACGCCTTAAACGGCGCACAACAACCTAATGCTTTCGAGCAACAAGGTCCCCAAACCCAAACTGGTGGCGGCAATGGAAATGGTCGCAGACCTAGAGGTAACGGAGTCTTAGATCAATACGGTGTCGATCTTACTGACCTTGCTAAAAAAGGACAGATTGATCCGGTCATTGGTCGTGACAAGGAAATTAATCGAGTAATTGAAATATTAAATAGAAGAACTAAGAACAACCCTGTTTTAATTGGTGAAGCAGGTGTTGGTAAAACTGCTGTTGTTGAAGGTCTTGCTCAAAAGATTGTTGATGGCGATGTACCAGAAAAACTACAAAACAAACATGTTGTACGTTTAGACGTTGTTTCCCTAGTTCAAGGTACTGGTGTCCGTGGTCAATTTGAACAAAGAATGCAACAACTTATCAACGAACTCCAAAAGAATAAGAATATCATCCTCTTCATTGATGAAATTCACGAAATCGTTGGTGCTGGTAACGCTGAAGGTGGCATGGATGCTGGGAACGTTTTGAAACCTGCCCTAGCTCGTGGCGACATTCAACTAGTCGGTGCAACCACTTTAAATGAATATCGGACCATTGAAAAAGACTCTGCCCTAGAACGTCGTCTTCAACCCGTTCAAGTCAACGAGCCAACAGTCGATGAAACTGTTCAAATTCTCAAGGGTCTTCAACCTAAATATGAAGATTATCATCACGTTAAATACTCTAATGAGGCTATCAAGGCTGCTGCTGAACTATCAGCTCGTTACATTCAAGATAGATTCTTGCCTGATAAAGCCATTGATTTGATCGATGAAGCTGGTTCAAAGAAGAATCTACAAATCAATCACGTTGACGTAGCTGACTTAGACAACAAGATCTCTGATGCTGAAGTCCAAAAGCAAGCTGCCCTACGTAATGAAGATTACGAAAAAGCCGCTTATTATCGTGATCAAGTTACAAAATTCCAAGATATGAAGAACAGCAACAAAGATGAACCCGCTGGTCAAAATATCGTTACCGATAAAGAAATCGAAAAAATTATCGAAGAAAAGACCAACATCCCTGTCGGTGAATTACAATCTAACGAACAAGCTCAATTAAAGAACTTGGAACCAGATTTGAAGAAGCACTTGATTGGTCAAGATAAGGCCGTCGGTGATGTAGCACGTGCAATTCGTCGTAACAGAGTTGGTTTTAACAAGTCCGGTCGTCCAATCGGTTCCTTCCTATTCGTTGGACCTACTGGTGTTGGTAAAACTGAACTTGCTAAACAACTTGCTCGTGAACTATTCGGTTCTGAGGATTCAATGATTCGTTTCGACATGTCTGAGTACATGGAAAAGCATTCAATTTCTAAGTTGATCGGTTCGCCTCCAGGGTATGTCGGTTACGAAGAAGCCGGTCAATTGACTGAAAAAGTTCGTCGTAATCCATACAGTCTAGTTCTACTAGATGAAATTGAAAAGGCTCATCCTGATGTTATGCACATGTTCTTGCAGATCCTCGATGACGGTCGTTTGACAGACTCTCAAGGTAGAACTGTCAGTTTCAAAGACACTATCATCATCATGACTTCAAATGCCGGACAAGGTGTGCAAGAAGCTAATGTCGGATTCAGTGCTGAAGCAAATGGTCAAACAAATTCAATCATGAATCGCTTATCTGAATACTTCAAACCAGAATTCTTAAACAGATTCGATGGTATCGTTGAATTCAACTCCTTGACTAAGGACAACCTCTTGAAGATCGTCGACTTAATGCTAGATGACACCAACAAGATGATTGCTGATCAAGGTCTAAGCATTCATGTAACTAAAGATGCTAAAGATAAATTAGTTGATTTGGGCTACAACCCTAAGATGGGTGCTCGTCCACTTCGTCGTGTGATTGAAGAACAAATTGAAGATAAAGTTGCCGACTACTTCTTAGATCATCCAAAGGATAAACAACTAGAAGCTCACGTCGACAAAGATGAAATTAAAATTTCTAAGTATAGTGCACCTGATACTGAAGAATAA
- a CDS encoding phosphocarrier protein HPr: protein MEKKEFHIIAETGIHARPATMLVQAASKFSSDINIEFSGKSVNLKSIMGVMSLGVGQGADVTITADGDDAADAIVAITDTMTKEGLAE from the coding sequence ATGGAAAAGAAAGAATTTCACATTATTGCAGAAACAGGAATCCACGCACGTCCAGCTACTATGTTGGTACAAGCAGCTAGCAAGTTCAGCTCAGACATCAACATCGAATTTTCAGGTAAATCAGTAAACTTGAAGTCAATCATGGGTGTTATGTCACTAGGTGTTGGCCAAGGTGCTGACGTTACAATTACAGCCGATGGTGACGATGCTGCTGACGCAATCGTAGCTATTACAGATACAATGACAAAGGAAGGTTTGGCAGAATAA